CCCGGCCGTGGTCGCCCAGGGTTCGGAAGACCGCCTCGACATCCGGGCGGGACTCCAGTTGGCGCATGGCCATCAGTCTCCCGTTGAGTCGCACGGAGAGGAACCGGCAGCCGGAGGGGGGAAGGATCCATCCCCAGATCCGGACAAAACCGGCCTGAACCGTCACCCGGTCGATGGCCCAGTCGGGGAAGGAGAACAAGGCCACCGGAAACGGCGGCTCCTCGGACGCCCGGAACACGAGGGGCTCGGTCAGGGGATTCCCGCGGACGTCGGTCACTTCGATCGACTGTCCTTCCCGGAGCGGCTCGGTGAACCAGTTCCACGCGGTGCGCCCGCCGTCGAGACCGCGGCTGCAGAGGACCGGGGGCCGGAGCGGGCCGGGAATCCCATCCCGGCGGACGATGATCCCCTCGGAAGCCTCCGCGGGGACCGGGCCGAACTCCAGGAAGTGCCGGGTGAACCGGAGGACGCGGGCCTCCCCCGGCGGGGGCGGCGCAGCCGGTGAGACGGGCGGGAACCGGAAAGCCGTGGCTTCGGGCGGGGATACCGGCTCGCTCCCGCTGGCAGGTTCCGCTGTGGGCGCCTCGGGGCGGGCCGTGGTCGTTTTCGGGCGGCGGCGGGCCATCAGATTGCATCTCCGAAATGGGGTTTGAGACGGCGGAAAATGGTCACTCCCGCCAGCAGGAGGAGCCCCGTGAACCCCCAGAAATACAGGAGCTGCATCGGGGCTTCCCAGAACCACTCCCGGTGGATCAGGCAGTTGCGATAACCTTCGATGACGTAGTGGAAGGGGTTGAGGCGGAACCAGTCCCGGACTCCGGGCGGGAGCATCTGGAGCGGCCAGAAGATCGGGGTCAGCCAGAACCCGATCTGGAGAACGATGGAGACGACCTGCGGGGTGTCCCGGGCGAAGATGGTCAACGAGGAGACGATGAGGGCGAAGGCCACGGTCAGGGTAAGCATGGCGACCATGTAGTAGGGCAGTTGGACGGCCTGCCAGGGGATCGCGACCCCCATGATGAGGTAGCAGAAGAACAGGATCACGATGAACACCAGGTGGATGATGAAGGTGGAGCAGGCGCGGACGAAGGGCAGGAGGTTCACGTTGAAGACCATCTTCTTGACCAGGTGCTGGTTGTCCAGGAAGGTGGTGGAGGAGCCCGAGATGGCTTCCTGGAAGTAGAACCAGGGGATCAACCCCGTCATGAGCCAGAGGAAGAAGGGGACGTGAAGGACCGGCTGGCTCCGGAACCCGATCTCGAAGACGAACCACAGGACGGTGAGGGTCACCGCCGGGTGGATGAAGGCCCAGAAGATCCCCAGGTAGGAACCCAGGTAACGCACGGTGAAGTCGTTCCGGGTGAGTTCGCTCAGTATGGCCAATTGAGGACGTGGTTTCGTTTTCATGCTTCAAACGAGGCCGGCACGGAGACGGCGGCCTCGAAAACCCCTTTCCTGGCGTGTGGTTTGTGGGTCCGGCCAGACCGCGGATTATAGCATTTTTTCCGGCAAACACAACGCTTTTCAGGCTCGCCTCCCGCCCGCCATGCCGGTGGGCGAGAGATGCCTTGTCCACATGACCGCAGGACACTCACTCTATCCAGCCAGGGGAGAGAACGCTTGGATTGGTCTTTTCACCCCCTTGCTTCACCGCCCCGATTCCCTCTATACTGCTCTCGACTGCCGTTCCGACGGAAAAAACACCAAGGATGATCTCATGAATGTACGGTATCAATCGGTTCGCCGCCTACCCACCCAACACACGGCCGAGGAGATCCTGGCCGCGGCGCCGCCTCCGTGGTTTTACCGTTTCACCTTCGAGAACGGTGCGAGCACGGTTTCCGCCGACCCGCTCATCGACGAGATCCACCAGGTGCGCGCCGACCTGGTGTTCCCCTGGCTGGACTGCGTCGTGGGCTCGGCCTGGCCGCGGCTGACCTGCCTCGACATCGGCTGCCACGAGGGGTGGTGGAGCGCCCAGTTGGCCGTCCGCGGCGCCCGCCGCGTCCTCGGCATCGACCCCCGGCCCGGCCACATCGAGCGGGCTGAGAAGATCCGTCAGATCACGGGGATGGAGAACCTCGACTTTCGGGCGGGTAATCTGTACGAACAGGGTGCTTTCACGGGAGCCCCCTACGATCTCACGCTGTTCATCGGCCTGCTGTATCACCTGGACAACCCCGTCTGGGCCCTGGAGAGAGCCCGGGTCCTGACCCGCGGCGTCTGCGTCGTCGAGACGCAGGTGGCCCGGCCCGTCCCGGAGTTGGAGTGCCTTTGGGGCAGCGACACCCGGCTGAAGCACGGCCCCGGGATCGCGCTGGTCCG
This is a stretch of genomic DNA from Acidobacteriota bacterium. It encodes these proteins:
- a CDS encoding ABC transporter permease — protein: MAILSELTRNDFTVRYLGSYLGIFWAFIHPAVTLTVLWFVFEIGFRSQPVLHVPFFLWLMTGLIPWFYFQEAISGSSTTFLDNQHLVKKMVFNVNLLPFVRACSTFIIHLVFIVILFFCYLIMGVAIPWQAVQLPYYMVAMLTLTVAFALIVSSLTIFARDTPQVVSIVLQIGFWLTPIFWPLQMLPPGVRDWFRLNPFHYVIEGYRNCLIHREWFWEAPMQLLYFWGFTGLLLLAGVTIFRRLKPHFGDAI
- a CDS encoding methyltransferase domain-containing protein, which codes for MNVRYQSVRRLPTQHTAEEILAAAPPPWFYRFTFENGASTVSADPLIDEIHQVRADLVFPWLDCVVGSAWPRLTCLDIGCHEGWWSAQLAVRGARRVLGIDPRPGHIERAEKIRQITGMENLDFRAGNLYEQGAFTGAPYDLTLFIGLLYHLDNPVWALERARVLTRGVCVVETQVARPVPELECLWGSDTRLKHGPGIALVRSDEAHVEGARPLSMVPTLAALYEILYQVGFHRVFTAVPAPGMYSQYRDYDRVVVFALTEAASGEALGLSG